The DNA sequence ATATGGTTCTGCAGTTGATATGTGGGCAATGGGTGCTATCATCGCTGAATTGTTTACTCTCCGTCCTCTCTTTCCAGGATCGAGTGAAGCAGatgaaatttacaaaatatgcAGTGTTATGGGCAGTCCAACTTGGAATTCATGGGCCGAGGGACTTAAACTTGCTAATGCTATCAACTACCAATTCCCACAGTTTTCTAGTATTCATCTCTCTGTATTGATACCATCTGCAAGTGAGGATGCAATCAGCCTTATTACTTCACTTTGTTCATGGGATCCCTGCAAGAGGCCAACAGCCTTGGAGGCTCTTCAGCATCCTTTCTTCCAGAGTTGCTTTTATGTCCCACCATCCCTTCGTCCTCGAACTGCTGTGACTAGGACACCCCCATCTGGTGAAACAAAGGGAGCTTTGGAGCAGAAATCTGCTAGGAGGTGTTCAACGCAAGCTGGAAATGAATAATCAGGATGTTTATAAGAATGATAAATCCTTGAAGAGCTCTCCTAAGCAGCCAAGATATCAACCATACCATGCAAATGACAACAAGCTGCCACTTTGAGGACGTCTCGGGATTTTCATTTAGAACATACAGCATATAAAGCATCCGATTGGAAGGATTAAGAGCTTTCTAACAGCAGCCCCTCTTACACGGTGGAAGGTAAGttctcttttttaaattattgttttagtttagtttatattTGTTCTATTAGTTTAGGTccatttatgatttttcatcCTTAATTTAATCGATCCTTGGTGTTATACTTCATGCTTTGATTTGGTTTGATCCCATTCTTTTAGTTTGagtatttcttatatttttggtaaattgGCTTCTAGGTGATgcagtttttattttgaatttgtcTTGATTTATCCTAATTCGTTTTagttagtttataatttttcattatagtGTATTGTACTTCTACATCTGTAAATTGGAATCTGACAACTTAGAAACCCTTTAAATTTTTCTAACTATTCTATGACATTCTAGACTCCTTGAACTTGATTTTAGCATCTTTCTTGGGTCAAATATGATTTTCCAATTAGgagatataaatcaatttttcagaAGGTTCggttttcactttgttttttacatttagtcttgttttacaaaattaaattactaaacgatctctttaatttctttgaacatttttattttaatctagacttaaatttaatttttgagatataaaatattaataaataatttctgaaataaaagatataattttatttattcttgcaCCCATTGCATGAGTGCTCTTCTAGAGTTgagatatgtttatttattttttaaatatgttatgaaTGTGTTATATCCttagattatttttaatataaaataaacacaTTGAAATAGTTGTGTgaatttttgtatgattttaggaCATCTATAAGTTAATTGTaaaaatcaattgttgaatACCTTTAAAAGATACTCTATTCTAGacctattatcatcatcatgaaATCTGGTACTAAATGAGGACCGGTTAATTAATTTGGTCACTTACATGATAAACTAGACATATAGaagatgttctctaaaaattttcttgACAAAACTTAACTTTTATTCTAATCGCTtgctaacttttttttttttttttttttctgtgaaaTAACCCCTTTatgaataaatttgttattgatTGGAATATAATCGATTAATTTGGCCTATTGGATGTTTATCTAGACATGTTAAAGATgttacctaatttttattttggtgagaaaacctttcttgatatttatttggagtttattttgtGAATCGATATTCTAcccttttaataatatttcattggCTTTTGGTAATTTAGTCACTTTTGATCATACTTGTGAACTTTCCTTGACTTGAGACATgctaagtgtatatatataggtttagttattttttttatttactattctttaatcttatcattattatcagtgaattaacctcatttttataGAATCACTGATGCTTGCTACACAAGTACGCTCTCTATCTTCCTATTTTAAAGTTccatgaatatgtatgtcattAAGAACTATATCCTCGTTTGATATTGACTTTGGGTGCCTTGATgttcatttgatttcctttgataaaatgcatgttgagtAATATAATACTTGAACTAACTTTGGTGTTTTATGATAGCATTTAAGTTATAGATCTAGGTATGCATATTATCCTTTCTTTATGATAGTGGTTTGAATCCTTGTTTAGCATGTTAGAATTAGTAGAGTTTTTGAGATCACTTTAACTTATCTAGGTATTCATAATCAActgattaattgtcatatttccctcaaccaagctagtagagaccttattagggcttagagaggtaccttcctgataggtaacctgatccccaaaCCCAAACTCAGTTTTTTTCACagacaacttttccaaaaaaatcagGAGTCCTTTTAGGGGTtttattcttacttttttttcccctttaaaaataaataaaagtaattagtgactccaactttttataaaaatcagtttttcactttaatcaaaagcgagtctcgccaatcAAGTGGGAATGCATTGTGAAATAA is a window from the Vitis riparia cultivar Riparia Gloire de Montpellier isolate 1030 chromosome 9, EGFV_Vit.rip_1.0, whole genome shotgun sequence genome containing:
- the LOC117921836 gene encoding LOW QUALITY PROTEIN: cyclin-dependent kinase F-4-like (The sequence of the model RefSeq protein was modified relative to this genomic sequence to represent the inferred CDS: inserted 2 bases in 1 codon; deleted 2 bases in 1 codon), producing the protein MDKYTIIKEVGDGTFGSVWRAINKQTGEVVAIKKMKRKYYSREECLNLREVKSLRKMNHPNIMKLKEVFRENDILYFVFEYMECNLYQLMKDRWKLFLETEVRNGCFQVFQGPAYMHRGGYFHRDLKPENLLVTKDVIKISDFGLARKINSQPPYTEYVSTRWYRAPEVLLQSSTYGSAVDMWAMGAIIAELFTLRPLFPGSSEADEIYKICSVMGSPTWNSWAEGLKLANAINYQFPQFSSIHLSVLIPSASEDAISLITSLCSWDPCKRPTALEALQHPFFQSCFYVPPSLRPRTAVTRTPPSGETKGALEQKSARXGVQRKLEMNNQDVYKNDKSLKSSPKQPRYQPYHANDNKLPL